In the genome of Kitasatospora cathayae, one region contains:
- a CDS encoding cytochrome P450, with protein sequence MRRTLYDPHEDMFALRAHGPLIRIEGNASDQMSTDYVWQAMGYDVVREILGDHENFTTRLRLTEAQPLSGEGVPVPPELAGQISIYDPPEHTRLRRMLTPEFTVRRIRRLEPAIEGIIEEHLDAMEAAGPPADLQVLFADPVGGEALCELLGVPRDDRSEFIRRVRQNVDLSRGYKARAADSAAFNRYLNALITRQRKAPDEGFLGTLVREHGERISDEELRGVCTALILGGVESVAGMIGFGVLALLDHPDQRRLLFASREEADRVVNELLRFLSAVQQPTPRMAVRDVVVGGQLIRAGEYVLCSILMANRDEGLTPDPHLLDANREQLPHVGFGHGIHHCVGAAVARAVLRIAYQALWRRFPGLSLAVPAEEVEFRNAFIDSPDRLPVTW encoded by the coding sequence ATGAGGAGGACGCTCTACGATCCGCACGAGGACATGTTCGCCCTCAGGGCGCACGGCCCGCTGATCCGGATCGAGGGGAACGCGTCCGATCAGATGAGCACGGACTACGTCTGGCAAGCCATGGGCTACGACGTGGTGCGCGAGATCCTCGGTGATCACGAGAACTTCACGACGCGGCTCCGGCTGACCGAGGCACAACCGCTCAGCGGCGAAGGGGTGCCGGTCCCGCCGGAGCTGGCCGGACAGATCTCGATCTACGATCCGCCCGAACACACGCGGCTGCGGCGGATGTTGACGCCCGAGTTCACGGTCCGACGGATCCGCCGGCTCGAGCCCGCGATCGAGGGCATCATCGAGGAGCACCTCGACGCGATGGAGGCCGCGGGACCGCCCGCGGACCTCCAGGTGCTGTTCGCCGACCCGGTCGGCGGCGAGGCCCTGTGCGAGCTGCTCGGGGTCCCGCGCGACGATCGGAGCGAGTTCATCCGCCGCGTCAGGCAGAACGTCGACCTCAGCCGCGGGTACAAGGCCCGGGCGGCGGACAGCGCGGCGTTCAACCGGTACCTGAACGCTCTCATCACCCGGCAGCGGAAGGCGCCCGACGAGGGGTTCCTCGGCACGCTGGTGCGTGAGCACGGCGAGCGGATCAGCGACGAGGAGTTGAGGGGCGTCTGTACGGCGCTGATCCTCGGCGGCGTCGAGAGCGTCGCCGGGATGATCGGCTTCGGGGTCCTCGCGCTGCTCGACCATCCCGACCAGAGGCGGCTGCTCTTCGCCTCCCGCGAGGAGGCCGACCGCGTGGTGAACGAACTGCTGCGCTTCCTTTCGGCCGTGCAGCAGCCGACTCCGCGCATGGCCGTCAGGGACGTCGTCGTCGGCGGGCAGCTGATCAGGGCGGGGGAGTACGTCCTCTGCTCGATCCTCATGGCCAACCGGGACGAGGGGTTGACGCCGGATCCCCATCTCCTCGACGCGAACCGCGAACAGCTCCCGCACGTCGGATTCGGGCACGGCATCCATCACTGCGTGGGCGCCGCGGTGGCAAGGGCGGTGCTCCGCATCGCCTATCAGGCACTGTGGCGACGGTTCCCCGGACTGAGCCTGGCCGTGCCGGCCGAGGAAGTGGAGTTCCGCAACGCGTTCATAGACAGCCCGGACCGGTTGCCGGTCACCTGGTAG
- a CDS encoding FAD-dependent oxidoreductase has translation MSAEAFDVVVAGGGPAGSTAASLVAMQGHRVLLVEKEVFPRYQVGESLLPSTVHGVCRMLGVTDELAETDFPVKRGATFQWGARPEPWAFSFEASSRLTGSTSFAYQADRARFDEILLNNAKRKGVVVREGCSVTGVVEEGDRVTGLRYLDADGGEHEVGARFVIDASGHASPLSSSVGGTRDHAESFRGLVLAGYFGNGCKRLPEPRSGDTLSVSFDKGWFWYVPLFGGLTSVGAVVRGEMAVKLQDDREEAFKALIAECPTISDLLSEGMRVTAGKYGKLRVREDYAYHRTTFWRPGMILVGDAACSVDPLFSSGVHLATYSALLAARSINTVLAGDLDEETTLTEFEARYRREFGAFSELLAAFHAATGDEHPEPESFVDLAAGVSSGEEALAARGEGAPAPGGPVFPGGLAVSPDGMKWLPGAAR, from the coding sequence ATGTCGGCGGAAGCGTTCGACGTGGTGGTGGCGGGGGGTGGGCCGGCGGGTTCGACCGCGGCCTCCCTGGTGGCCATGCAGGGCCACCGGGTGCTCCTGGTGGAGAAAGAGGTGTTTCCGCGTTACCAGGTCGGTGAGTCCTTGCTCCCGTCCACCGTTCACGGGGTGTGCCGGATGCTCGGCGTCACGGACGAACTGGCGGAGACGGACTTTCCGGTGAAGCGGGGTGCGACGTTCCAGTGGGGCGCTCGGCCGGAGCCGTGGGCCTTCTCCTTCGAGGCGTCATCGCGACTGACCGGCTCGACGTCGTTCGCCTACCAGGCGGATCGGGCGCGGTTCGACGAGATCCTGCTGAACAACGCCAAGCGCAAGGGCGTGGTGGTTCGTGAAGGCTGCTCGGTCACCGGGGTGGTCGAGGAGGGCGACCGGGTCACCGGCCTGCGGTACCTCGACGCTGACGGCGGCGAGCACGAGGTCGGCGCGCGTTTCGTGATCGACGCGTCAGGCCATGCGAGCCCGCTGTCCTCCAGCGTCGGCGGCACTCGCGACCACGCGGAGTCCTTCCGCGGTCTGGTGCTGGCCGGCTACTTCGGGAACGGCTGCAAGCGGCTGCCGGAGCCGCGTTCGGGTGACACGCTGAGCGTGAGCTTCGACAAGGGCTGGTTCTGGTACGTCCCGCTGTTCGGCGGGCTCACCAGCGTGGGTGCGGTGGTGCGCGGGGAGATGGCCGTGAAGCTCCAGGACGACCGGGAGGAGGCGTTCAAGGCCCTGATCGCCGAATGCCCGACCATCTCGGATCTGCTCTCGGAGGGGATGCGGGTGACGGCCGGCAAGTACGGGAAGTTGCGAGTCCGCGAGGACTACGCCTACCACCGGACGACGTTCTGGCGTCCGGGGATGATCCTGGTGGGGGACGCCGCGTGTTCCGTCGACCCGCTGTTCTCCAGCGGCGTCCATCTCGCGACCTACAGCGCCCTGCTGGCCGCCCGTTCGATCAACACCGTCCTCGCGGGCGATCTGGACGAGGAGACCACCCTGACGGAGTTCGAGGCGCGGTACCGCCGCGAGTTCGGGGCGTTCTCCGAGCTCCTCGCGGCGTTCCACGCGGCGACCGGCGACGAGCACCCCGAACCGGAGTCGTTCGTGGATCTGGCCGCCGGAGTGTCGTCCGGCGAGGAGGCGCTCGCGGCACGGGGCGAGGGGGCGCCCGCGCCCGGGGGACCGGTGTTCCCGGGCGGGCTGGCGGTTTCGCCCGACGGAATGAAGTGGCTGCCCGGCGCAGCCCGGTAG
- a CDS encoding cytochrome P450 has translation MFEKINVLRATQLHRRNRFDPLPELHALMSEGDLTVLGTEDSAEGRTAWLATGIKEVRQVLGSDRFSARLLYGGTAAGFIWPGFLTQYDPPEHTRLRRMMTPAFSVRRMQAFRPQVEQIVQDSLDTIEALGGPVDFVPHFGWAVATPATCDFLGIPRDDQADLARVLLASRTDRSGRRRTAAGNKFMTYMKQHVANSRRDPGDDMFGVVVREHGDAITDAELTGVAAFVMGAGADQVARLLAAGAWLMVEAPEQFAVLREKPDTVPGWLDEVIRYLTTDEKTHPRVATRDVRIGDHLVKAGDTVTCSLLAANRRNYPGADDEFDITRARPEHLAFGYGIHHCLGRALAELMFRVAIPALAHRFPTLRLAEPHREITLGPPPFDVEALLLDW, from the coding sequence ATGTTCGAGAAGATCAACGTCCTCCGGGCGACGCAGTTGCACCGGAGGAACCGGTTCGATCCGCTGCCCGAGCTCCACGCCCTGATGAGCGAGGGCGACCTGACCGTCCTGGGAACCGAGGACTCCGCCGAGGGGCGGACCGCGTGGCTCGCCACCGGGATCAAGGAGGTCCGGCAGGTCCTCGGCTCGGACAGGTTCAGCGCGCGCCTGCTCTACGGCGGGACCGCGGCCGGCTTCATCTGGCCCGGCTTCCTCACCCAGTACGACCCGCCGGAGCACACGCGGCTCCGGCGGATGATGACTCCCGCGTTCTCCGTCCGCCGGATGCAGGCGTTCCGGCCGCAGGTCGAGCAGATCGTCCAGGACAGCCTGGACACCATCGAGGCACTCGGCGGCCCGGTGGACTTCGTCCCGCACTTCGGATGGGCCGTGGCGACACCGGCGACCTGCGACTTCCTCGGCATTCCCCGGGACGACCAGGCGGATCTGGCCCGGGTCCTGCTCGCCAGCCGGACCGACCGGTCGGGCAGGAGGCGCACCGCCGCGGGGAACAAGTTCATGACCTACATGAAGCAGCACGTCGCCAACTCGCGCCGCGATCCCGGCGACGACATGTTCGGCGTCGTGGTGCGCGAACACGGTGACGCCATCACGGACGCCGAGTTGACCGGGGTGGCCGCGTTCGTCATGGGCGCGGGCGCCGACCAGGTGGCCCGTCTGCTCGCGGCGGGCGCGTGGCTGATGGTCGAAGCGCCCGAGCAGTTCGCCGTGCTACGGGAGAAGCCCGACACCGTACCGGGTTGGCTGGACGAGGTGATCCGGTACCTCACGACCGACGAGAAGACCCATCCACGGGTCGCGACGCGGGACGTGCGCATCGGGGACCACCTCGTCAAGGCCGGCGACACCGTCACCTGTTCCCTGCTGGCCGCCAACCGCCGGAACTACCCGGGCGCGGACGACGAGTTCGACATCACCCGTGCTCGGCCGGAACACCTGGCGTTCGGGTACGGCATCCACCACTGCCTCGGCAGAGCTCTGGCCGAGCTGATGTTCCGGGTCGCGATACCGGCGCTGGCGCACCGCTTCCCCACCCTGCGGCTGGCCGAACCGCACCGCGAGATCACCTTGGGGCCGCCGCCGTTCGACGTGGAAGCCCTGCTGCTCGACTGGTAG
- a CDS encoding MbtH family protein, producing the protein MTNPFDNEDGSFFVLVNDEGQHSLWPAFAEVPAGWTPVHGEATRQDCLAYVEENWTDLRPKSLIAEIDG; encoded by the coding sequence ATGACCAACCCCTTCGACAACGAGGACGGCTCCTTCTTCGTGCTCGTCAACGACGAGGGCCAGCACTCCCTGTGGCCCGCCTTCGCCGAGGTGCCGGCCGGCTGGACCCCCGTCCACGGCGAGGCCACCCGCCAGGACTGCCTCGCCTATGTCGAGGAGAACTGGACCGACCTCCGGCCGAAGAGCCTGATCGCGGAAATCGACGGCTGA
- a CDS encoding cytochrome P450 yields the protein MSGDDRPPIHTRRQGFDPADELRAAGTLTRITIGSGAEATTTWLAAGHAVVRQVLGDHTRFSTRRRFDRNDEIGGKGVFRPRELVGNLMDYDPPEHTRLRRLLAPGFTQRQIRRLAPYIEQIVTERLDAMEREGAPADLIGMFADQVPGPVLCELLGVPRDDRDRFLQLCHRHLDASLSDRRRAAAGEAFSRYLVTMVARERKDPGDGLVGTVAAEHGDSVTDEELRGVCVQMMLAGDDNISGMIGLGVLALLRNPEQIAALRGDTQSADRAVDELIRYLTVPYAPTPRTAIEDTVVGDQVIRAGETVLCSLPTANRDPALLPDPDRLDVTREPVPHVAFGHGVHHCLGAALARLELRIAYTALWRRFPGLRLADPAGATAFRLSTPAYGLSSLMVEW from the coding sequence TTGAGTGGTGACGACAGGCCCCCGATACACACGCGTCGGCAGGGCTTCGACCCGGCCGACGAGCTGCGCGCCGCCGGAACGCTCACCAGGATCACGATCGGATCCGGAGCGGAGGCGACGACCACCTGGCTGGCCGCCGGGCACGCGGTCGTCCGGCAAGTCCTCGGCGATCACACCCGGTTCAGTACGCGCCGGCGTTTCGACCGGAACGACGAGATCGGCGGGAAGGGCGTCTTCCGGCCGCGTGAGCTGGTCGGCAACCTGATGGACTACGACCCGCCGGAGCACACCCGGCTCCGGCGTCTGCTGGCCCCGGGGTTCACCCAACGTCAGATCCGGCGGCTGGCCCCGTACATCGAACAGATCGTGACGGAACGCCTCGACGCGATGGAGCGGGAGGGGGCCCCCGCGGACCTGATCGGGATGTTCGCCGACCAGGTACCCGGCCCCGTGCTGTGCGAGCTGCTCGGGGTACCGCGGGACGACCGCGACAGGTTCCTCCAACTCTGCCACCGGCATCTCGACGCTTCGCTCAGCGATCGGAGGCGGGCGGCCGCCGGCGAGGCGTTCTCCCGCTACCTCGTGACCATGGTCGCCAGGGAACGGAAGGATCCCGGCGACGGGCTCGTCGGTACGGTCGCCGCCGAACACGGCGACTCGGTGACCGATGAGGAGCTGAGGGGCGTCTGCGTACAGATGATGCTGGCCGGAGACGACAACATCTCCGGCATGATCGGCCTGGGCGTGCTGGCGCTGCTGCGGAACCCCGAGCAGATCGCCGCGCTGCGGGGTGACACCCAGTCGGCGGACCGGGCGGTCGACGAGCTGATCCGGTACCTGACGGTCCCCTATGCTCCGACGCCCCGAACCGCCATCGAGGACACCGTCGTCGGCGACCAGGTGATCAGGGCAGGGGAGACGGTCCTCTGTTCTCTCCCGACGGCCAACCGCGACCCCGCCCTGCTGCCGGACCCGGATCGCCTCGACGTCACCCGGGAACCCGTCCCTCATGTCGCGTTCGGGCACGGTGTGCACCACTGCCTGGGAGCCGCGCTCGCCCGTCTCGAACTGCGCATCGCCTACACCGCGCTCTGGCGACGCTTTCCCGGGCTGCGGCTGGCGGATCCCGCCGGGGCGACCGCGTTCCGGCTGAGCACCCCTGCATACGGACTCAGCAGTCTGATGGTCGAGTGGTGA
- a CDS encoding cytochrome P450, whose product MALPLPHQRHRLDPVPELHGLMDEGPLHEYDTQPGMGGRKQWLVTGYDEVREILGDPERFSSMRPADDAAERAELPGILQAYDPPDHTRLRRTVAPAYSVRRMERLRPRVEEIVEECLDDLENVGSPVDFVRYAAWPIPALIACEFLDVPRDDQAELSRMIRESRGSRLPRQRTSAGMGVVEYTKKLVARKRRDPGEGLIGVIVREHGAEVGDEELAGLAEGNLVMAAEQMASQLAVAVLLFVTHPDQAALLRERPELVDGAIEELLRHASIIEAPTPRVALTDVRVAGRDIRAGDVLTCSTMAVNRPRGDRFDITRENPKHLAFGHGIHHCLGAPLARLQLQVALPAVLRRFPSLRLAVPEEDLRFKPGRPEPFAVEELPLEW is encoded by the coding sequence ATGGCACTTCCCCTGCCGCACCAGCGGCACCGGCTCGATCCCGTGCCGGAGCTCCACGGCCTGATGGACGAGGGGCCGCTGCACGAGTACGACACCCAGCCCGGAATGGGCGGCCGCAAGCAATGGCTGGTCACCGGGTACGACGAGGTCCGGGAGATCCTCGGCGATCCCGAGCGGTTCAGCTCCATGCGCCCGGCCGACGACGCGGCCGAACGGGCCGAGCTGCCGGGAATCCTGCAGGCGTACGACCCGCCGGACCACACCCGGTTGCGCAGGACCGTGGCCCCGGCCTACTCGGTCCGGCGGATGGAACGGCTGCGGCCGCGGGTCGAGGAAATCGTCGAGGAATGCCTGGACGATCTGGAGAACGTGGGGTCGCCGGTCGACTTCGTCAGGTACGCGGCCTGGCCCATCCCGGCGCTCATCGCCTGCGAGTTCCTCGACGTCCCCCGTGACGACCAGGCCGAGCTGTCGCGGATGATCCGGGAGAGCAGGGGAAGCAGGCTCCCCCGGCAGCGGACCTCTGCGGGGATGGGCGTCGTCGAGTACACGAAGAAGCTCGTGGCCCGCAAGCGCCGCGATCCCGGCGAGGGGCTGATCGGTGTCATCGTGCGCGAGCACGGGGCGGAGGTCGGCGACGAGGAACTGGCCGGGCTCGCCGAGGGCAACCTGGTCATGGCAGCTGAGCAGATGGCCTCCCAACTGGCGGTCGCGGTGCTCCTGTTCGTGACCCATCCCGACCAGGCGGCGCTGCTCCGCGAACGTCCCGAACTCGTGGACGGCGCGATCGAGGAGCTGCTGCGGCATGCTTCGATCATCGAGGCCCCGACCCCTCGGGTCGCGCTCACGGACGTGCGCGTCGCCGGACGCGACATCCGGGCCGGAGACGTCCTGACCTGCTCCACGATGGCGGTCAACCGTCCGCGGGGCGACCGCTTCGACATCACCCGTGAGAACCCGAAGCACCTGGCGTTCGGACACGGAATCCACCATTGTCTCGGGGCACCGCTGGCCAGGCTCCAGCTGCAGGTCGCCCTGCCGGCGGTGCTCCGCCGGTTCCCGTCGCTGCGGCTCGCCGTTCCCGAGGAGGACCTGCGGTTCAAGCCGGGCCGGCCCGAGCCCTTCGCCGTGGAGGAGCTTCCTCTTGAGTGGTGA
- a CDS encoding tryptophan halogenase family protein: MSVETFDVVVAGGGPAGSTVASLVAMQGHRVLLLEKEVFPRYQIGESLLPSTVHGVCRMLGVTEELAAANFPVKRGGTFRWGARPEPWTFSFAVSPRMTGPTSFAYQVERARFDEILLNNAKRKGVTVREGCSVTGVVEEDDRVTGLRYLDPDGGEHEVSARFVIDASGNKSRLFSSVGGTRDYSEFFRSLALFGYFENGKRLPEPYSGNILSVAFDSGWFWYIPLSDTLTSVGAVVRREMAEKVQGDREAAYEALIAECPLISEYLSDARRVTTGDYGELRVRKDYSYRQTTFWRPGMILVGDAACFVDPVFSSGVHLATYSALLAARSINSVLAGDLDEKTALDEFEARYRREYGVFYEFLVSFYEMNVNEESYFWHAKKVTNNKHTELESFVDLVGGVSSGEAALASRIAEHSAEFAAAVDDMAAGGDGDMVPMFTSHVVKQVMQEGGQVQMRAVLGEDAAPEEPVFPGGLVTSPDGMKWMPYRG, translated from the coding sequence ATGTCGGTGGAAACGTTCGACGTGGTGGTTGCGGGTGGCGGGCCGGCGGGCTCGACCGTGGCCTCCCTGGTGGCAATGCAGGGCCACCGGGTGCTCCTGCTGGAGAAAGAGGTTTTCCCGCGGTACCAGATCGGTGAGTCGTTGCTTCCGTCCACCGTTCACGGAGTGTGCCGGATGCTCGGCGTCACCGAGGAACTCGCGGCGGCGAATTTCCCGGTGAAGCGCGGCGGTACTTTCCGGTGGGGGGCCAGGCCGGAACCGTGGACGTTCTCCTTCGCGGTGTCCCCGCGGATGACCGGGCCGACCTCGTTCGCCTATCAGGTGGAGCGGGCGCGCTTCGACGAGATATTGCTGAACAACGCCAAGCGCAAGGGTGTGACGGTCCGTGAGGGATGCTCGGTCACCGGAGTCGTGGAGGAGGACGACCGGGTCACCGGCCTGCGCTATCTCGACCCTGACGGCGGAGAGCACGAGGTCAGCGCGCGTTTCGTGATCGACGCGTCGGGCAACAAGAGCCGGCTGTTCTCCAGCGTCGGCGGCACTCGCGACTACTCGGAGTTCTTCCGGAGCCTGGCGCTGTTCGGCTACTTCGAGAACGGCAAACGGCTCCCGGAGCCCTATTCGGGAAACATCCTGAGCGTCGCCTTCGACAGCGGCTGGTTCTGGTACATTCCGCTGAGCGATACGCTCACCAGCGTCGGCGCGGTAGTCCGCAGGGAAATGGCCGAGAAGGTCCAGGGGGACCGGGAAGCGGCCTACGAGGCCCTGATCGCCGAATGTCCGCTGATCTCGGAATACCTGTCGGACGCGCGTCGGGTGACGACCGGGGACTACGGGGAACTGAGGGTGCGCAAGGACTACTCCTACCGCCAGACGACGTTCTGGCGCCCGGGAATGATCCTCGTGGGCGACGCCGCGTGTTTCGTCGACCCGGTATTCTCCTCCGGCGTTCACCTGGCGACCTACAGCGCCCTGCTCGCGGCCCGTTCGATCAACAGCGTTCTCGCGGGCGACCTGGACGAGAAGACCGCCCTGGACGAGTTCGAGGCCCGGTACCGCCGCGAATACGGGGTGTTCTACGAGTTCCTCGTGTCGTTCTACGAGATGAACGTGAACGAGGAGTCGTACTTCTGGCACGCCAAGAAGGTCACGAACAACAAGCACACGGAGCTGGAATCGTTCGTGGACCTGGTCGGCGGGGTGTCGTCCGGCGAGGCGGCGCTCGCGTCCAGGATCGCCGAGCACAGCGCCGAGTTCGCCGCGGCCGTCGACGACATGGCCGCCGGCGGTGACGGGGACATGGTGCCGATGTTCACGTCGCACGTGGTCAAGCAGGTGATGCAGGAGGGCGGCCAGGTCCAGATGCGAGCGGTGCTCGGTGAGGACGCCGCGCCCGAGGAGCCGGTGTTCCCGGGCGGGCTGGTGACCTCGCCCGACGGGATGAAGTGGATGCCCTACCGTGGATGA